One region of Roseimicrobium gellanilyticum genomic DNA includes:
- a CDS encoding SDR family NAD(P)-dependent oxidoreductase: MKHENKIALVTGSSRGLGRNIALQLARSGADVIVTYRKGKEEGDAVVAEITSLGRKAVALQIDTSLTKTFEAFATTLKETLQSNWQRDTFDFLVNNAGIDIAAPFAETTEDQFDSLMNVHFKGVFFLTQRLLPLIADGGRIVNTSTGLARFSIPGYAAYASMKGAIEVLTRYLAKELGKRRINVNAVAPGAIETDFTKEALSHPGMRDILSANTALGRVGVPDDIGGVVSFLCSEEGRWVNAQRLEASGGMFL; encoded by the coding sequence ATGAAACACGAGAACAAAATCGCCCTCGTCACCGGAAGCAGCCGTGGCCTGGGCAGGAATATCGCCCTGCAGCTCGCCCGCTCCGGAGCAGACGTCATCGTCACCTACCGCAAGGGCAAGGAGGAAGGCGACGCCGTCGTGGCGGAAATCACCTCGCTCGGCCGCAAGGCCGTGGCATTGCAGATCGACACCTCGCTGACGAAGACGTTTGAAGCCTTCGCCACCACGCTGAAGGAAACGCTGCAATCCAACTGGCAGCGTGACACCTTCGACTTTCTGGTGAACAACGCCGGCATCGACATCGCCGCACCCTTCGCCGAGACCACGGAGGACCAATTCGACAGCCTCATGAACGTGCACTTCAAGGGCGTCTTCTTCCTCACCCAGCGCCTGCTTCCCTTGATTGCGGATGGCGGACGCATTGTGAATACCTCCACTGGTCTCGCCCGCTTCAGCATCCCCGGCTATGCCGCCTATGCCTCCATGAAGGGCGCGATTGAAGTGCTCACTCGCTACCTCGCGAAGGAACTCGGCAAGCGCCGCATCAACGTGAACGCCGTGGCTCCCGGTGCCATTGAGACGGACTTCACGAAGGAAGCGCTTTCCCACCCCGGCATGCGCGACATCCTCAGTGCAAACACCGCCCTCGGTCGCGTCGGCGTGCCGGATGACATCGGCGGCGTGGTGAGCTTCCTCTGCTCCGAAGAAGGGCGC